The genomic region GACACCCGCCTTGGTCCGATGATGGCCATTGCAGATGACGAGGCTCTATATTTACTGGAATTTGTGGACCGAAGAGGCTTGGAGCGCGAGGTTGAGCGTCTGCGCAAACGAACCAAATCGTCTATTGTTCCCGGTACTACGGCTCCCATACAGTCCATTGAGCGAGAATTAAACGAGTATTTTCAGGGCGAAAGGACAGCATTCGACACACCGTTGTTCTGTTTAGGAACACCATTTCAAAAACGTGTGTGGGACGAGCTTATAGCCATTCCGGCAGGGGAGACGAGGTCGTATCAGGATATTGCGAATGCACTGGGAAAACCAACTGCGTGTCGAGCCGTGGCACAGGCGAATGGGGCCAACCAGCTTGCGATTGTGATCCCATGTCACCGAGTAATCAATGCCAGTGGTGAACTGGGCGGATACGGCGGGGGATTAACTCGCAAAAACTGGCTTTTGACTCACGAGAAACAGGAACAGGATAGCTGAAAAACGGAATGAATTAATGGAGTACGCATCAAATGTCCAAAGGAATGCATGATATAACAAAGGAGAGTCAACATAATATGAGTACCTTAGAAGAAAAAGCTGCGTTGTTCCAAAAAAGCCATGTGAAAGGAAAACCACTTGTTCTGGTCAATGTGTGGGATGCTGGAAGCGCAAAAGCCATGCAATCGGTTGGAGCAACGGCCATTGCAACCGGAAGCTGGTCTGTGGCTGCGGCCCATGGTGAGCAAGATGGGGAAGCCCTGTCATTCCATCTGGTACTTGCCAATCTCGCACGGATTACAGGGAGCGTGGATCTGCCTGTAACGATCGATATAGAGGGAGGGTATGGGAGGTTGGTGTCAGAAGTAAAGCAAAATATCCTGCAAGTCATCGATCATGGTGCTGTAGGAGTCAACATTGAAGATCAACTCTCCGCTGGTTCGGGATTGTACACTGTGGAGGAGCAATGCCCTAGGCTGTCCGCCGCCCGGGAAGCTGCCGAGCAAGCAGGCATACCCTTGTTCATTAACGCCCGCACAGATATTTTTCTACAACACGCACCTGAACACCATAACCAATCTCTCCTAGAGGAAGCACTTATACGTTCGAACCATTATGCAGAGGCAGGAGCCAGCGGTCTGTTCGTACCGGGTTTGCAGGATCACCAACTGATTCAAGAATTGTGTGAGCGTTCGCCGCTGCCAATTAACGTCATGGTTACCTCTTCTGAACCTTCACCAAAACAACTTGCTGCACTCGGTGTAGCTCGCGTAAGCTATGGACCTTATCCTTATCTGCAAGCTATGGAACACCTGAAAGAACTGGGGAGAAGTATTTTATCGGGAAATTAACTGGAGGGCATGTTATAATCACCTCTATTGAACATTTACAGGAGGCAATTATGCTTAACGTGGAACAAAAGCTTGAAGTGCTACAATCGTATCCCCAACTGCAACGCAAAGATGTTTCTCTCGGTCGTGTTAATTTCCACTACGAGGATAGTGCGTATGATAAAAAAATTGTTGCTCTCCATATTCACCCTAACGGTAACGGTTATATCTATGCAGGGCTGCTGCCTGACTATGAGACCGATGCTAAAGGATTCGTCAATATTCGTGATTACTCCGAAGCAGATCTGCGCACATTGTTAGATGAAACGATCCAAGCGATGTCTCACAATCCCAACTCAGTTGAATTCGAAGAGCCAGAACAAGTAAAAGCTGTTGCTCCTGCCTTGTCTACAACCTCTACGGGTGGCGGAACATGGGTCGATGAGGATGGACATACGCTGACTTTAAAATACGAAGATGACATGTGGTATGTGTATTCCGGTGTTAATCTGGATATGGCTTTTGAAACGCGTAGCGAAGCCGGCGAGTACCTCAAAGACGAAGGCTTCAAACCACAGACTCAAGCTTAACGCGCATACACATTAGTTTGGATTGCACAAAGATTGTTGAAGGTATATTCAGCGATTTAGGATGATACCAAAAACACGAGGCGCGTTCGCACCTCGTGTTTTTCTGATTACAGTGGAATTTCATTCCTCCGTTATCGTGTAAATGATTAGTTCAACTTATACAGATTTCTTTATACAACAGTTTCCCGTTAGTCTTTTTTGGATTTCATGGTTAGCGGCGCATTCTTCATCATCGGATACGTAGACAGAAGTAGCGCACCACCAATGCATCCCAGAACAGTGAACAGTGTCATGCGATTGACCCTAGCAATCCACAACGTAAACTCACCAAGATCGCCCAATGTAATGATCAGCGTAATGACCAAGCCTACCCCAAAGAACATAATGAAAAAGTTACGCAACCCCAAACGCATCCAACAAACCGTCGGGAAGACAGAGACTCCCAGTACGAGAAAGCCACACATCAGATCAATCCACAGGTAGGATAAGAAATGATATTCACTTGAATACAACATGCCTGGCTGATAGAGGGTAACGTCAACAATCCCTTTTTCCTGAAGCAGGTGTATGAGGAAATACACCACATGCAAAATGACCATAGTGCCTGCAACCATCCATACCGAGTTCATATAGAAGGATTTCATGAATTGAATTCGTGTACTGCCCATACCAATCGCAACCGGAAACAGTGTAATGATTCCCCCGATCGCAAACGTGCATATCCCTCCGTACATGGGACCAAACAGTTGTGTGGCATACGAGACATCAAATATGAAACCAATTGCCAGATATACAACGGTGAGCATGACCGCAATGGATGAAAATATGCCTAAATACAAACGCATATCATCCCGAATCAGTCGATTCGTGCCTTTTACTGCGTTCATGGTTTAACCCCCTCTTGATTACGGGTTCTGTTAACCAAATAATCCTGTAATGTCGCCTTCTCAATGGAAAGCCCCTGCGCATGAGCAATATCCTTCCACATTTTCGAGTATGGCTCATCAATCATCACTTTCAATGTCGATCCCATCTGGGAAGATTCGATAACTTTAACATCTGCTGTGACTTGATTAATATCGTCAATTCTCCCTGTTAGAAGAACTCCTTTTTCGCGCATCTCTTCCATCGGCTGATTTAACAACACCTCTCCGTCCTGCAAAACGATAAGCGACTCACATAAGGGCTGAATCTCCTCAATATGATGGCTGGATATCAGGATCAGACGCGGGTTATCTTCATAACTTTCCAGAAGCGCATTGTAGAAGAATTTACGCTTCTCCGCATCGAGTCCATTGGTAGGTTCATCTAGAATGGTTATCTTTGCATTACTGGCAAGACCCAATATAATCTGGGCGGCAGTCTTCATACCCTTCGAAAATTTAATGATCTTTTTCTTCCCCGGTAGTTCGAACACATCGATTAAACGCTCCGCCAAATCCTGATTCCACTGCGGATGAAAATATTGTCCCATTTGAACCATGTCACTAACTGTCCAGTTTTTCCCCAGGGGATGATTCTCCTGGATGTAGCACAGATGCTCTTGGGCTGCCAGATTATTATAGGGGTCTTGACCCATGATCTGAACGGATCCACTGTCCGGGCGATTATGCCCTGCAAGTAAACTCATCAGTGTTGTTTTCCCCGCTCCATTTCTTCCCCAGATGGCACTAATGATCGGCTCACTCTCATGTAGCGTAACCTGGTTTAGAACGGGTGTCTTCTGGTAGCTGTAGTTGACCTGCTCCATATGAATCATAAGTCACTCTCCTTATCCTTCTTGCCGCGAATCAGATCAATAATCATGTCTTCATTCATGTGAATCCGTCTGGCTTCTTCAAGTAAAGGCTTGATGTATTCTTCATAAAAATCTTGCTTCCGTTCAACGAGCAATGCTTCTCTTGCTCCCTTTGCAACAAACATTCCAACACCTCGCTGTTTGTATATAATCCCCTTGTCCACGAGTTCCTGCAGTCCTTTGCGGGCTGTAGCCGGATTGATATTGTAGAAGCGTGACAGTTCATTGGTTGAGGGAACCTGTTCTTCCACCTTCAATCTGCCCTCCACAATATCGTCCATAATCATCGTGGCAATCTGATGAAAAATAGGCTGAGATTCATCCAAAGTCGATTTCATGTGCTTCCAACTTTCATACGTATTCATTAGTCAGTTAGTCGGTTAGTTAATCATGTAACTAACTATAGTATACAAAGACGCAAATGTAAATAGGCGAACTTAACTCATTGCCTTTCCTACCTTGGCTCTGTTGTATTGATTAATAAGACCGTCCAGGACTACGGATTGCTGGATCACTTCCGGATGAAGCAGACTGCCGTATTCCATATGCATGCGATATAACAACTGTCTGGCATCTTCGATCCGTGATATCAAATCCAGGCGATCCATAGTATCCCTCCTTTTTGTCATATTTTAGTGTATTATGCCAATCAAAAGCGCGTGTAAGATACGACATACTTATTCTTCCACTTCAATACACAAAAAAGAACGCCTCTGAAATAAATCAGAAGCGTCCATTGGTTCAGGCTTATGTCCCCAAACCGTGATCATTCGTTCGGTAGATTGAAGGGTCTGGACTTCCCACAGTCGGAGCAGGTCCAGTAACAGGGGCTACGATGCTCACCACTATACTACATGTAACTATCAGCAAAGCCAGCTTTCTCTTCATTGAGTTTCTGCACCTCACCAATCAAGATTTTGTACTGCTTTATAGCTGTGTCAGACGCATAGTCCCTATATTGTTCAAACAATCCGACACCTCTAAGCATACCTCGTCCATCGCTAATTTCAATAGAAAATCTCAAGCTATGGAGGACAAAATCTAATCCCTCTGCAAACCTGTCTTTTTTAAGATAATATGTTCCTAATCCGGCCAAAAGACGAACATATCGATCATCGGTAACCTGCTTGCTTACTTTCCCAATCCGATTGCTCTGTTCCTGATAAGTGAAGTAAGACTCATACTGCTCAAGTACATGATCAATATTCATATCATAGCGGTTAGCCGCCGTTACAATATCACATAGCGCTGGGAAAATCTCATTTTCCTTCGTCGAGATATAGACCAGATAATCAGGTAATACCTCAAACTGTCCGGCCATTAATTGATATATATAACGGTTACCCTCAGCCCATTCCTGAAATTGATGAATGACCACTTTTTCCTCAGGTTCAGGTTCTTTCACCCAACTGTAATCGGTGTACAATGCAACATACTTCAATGCCATTTCATAGTTGTTCAAGTGGAAATGGGCACTTCCCGATGCTAAGTAAGCATACATAATATAAAAAACGATAGGTCGTTTAGTCTCTTCTTGTTTCCTTCGGCCATTCATCTCATAATGGATGGTTGCTTTCACTTTCAGCTTTTCAGATAGCTCCTGAACTTTGCTCCATCTGTGGAGTGATGCAAAAGCATTAATCAGTTCATTAAGCGCATCCAACTGGTAGCGTTCATCCAACCGATCCACATAGTATTCAAACCGGGCAGCGATAATCAGATTCCGTTGCTGATCATTCGTCAGTCCCAACCTGAACAGTCGATATTGACAGAGTGCAAGCCGCTCGGAATGTTGCATTTTCTCACTTTCGGCGATGTTTTCATATAGAAGAATAGCCGGTTTGAATTTACCCGCTTGGTAGAATTCTTCAGCCACTTCAAATAACAAAGGAATATAGGATAGATTATCCATCATCAGACGAATAACCTCTTCAATACAGTTTAACTTGTCCAACTCGGCACAGCGTTGAAGGAAGGGCCCCAGTCTTCGCCAGTCCGGTGTTGCGTGCACGAAACACTCATCTATGTATAACTCATAGAAGTAACCCTCTTCCAATCTCATGGCAGAAGTAATACGATCCAACTGCTGCATGGCAATAGGCCGATTTTTATTCAAAATATTGCTCAGCGTACCCGAATTAATCCCTGACGTCTCTGAAAAATGACTAATGGACATCTGTTCACGCTTCAGATAACTTTCCAAATGATCGCGTATCGTGGTTGTCGGCTCCAAACGAACACCACCCTCCAAAATAAAAACCATAAACAGGATTATCGGTATGCAAAAGTAATTATATGTAATTAGAAAGTAGCGGTCAATATAATAAATTCAACTAATTTGTATTACTACCATTTTAATCCTTTAATTATAACAAAGTTATCTATCCTTATTTTATATCGGAAACTCGCCTGACATCAAACCTGAAAACAGACAAAAAACACGAGCCATCTACGGGCTCGTGTTCTCAACTGACTCAGTAGTCAGTATGCTCACTATAACTTGGATTTAAGGCAGGATATTGCCTGCCGCACGATAAATTTCATACCACTCTGGACGAGTGAGATGAACATCTCCCGCTTTCACACAGTCTTGCAGACGCTCAATATTCATTGTGCCTGTCACTGGCTGCATTTGTGCAGGGTGACGAAGCAACCACGCGATTGCAATCGTCGTATTGCTCACGTCATACTTCGCAGCGATGTCGTCGATCTTCGCATTCAATTCCGGGAACTTGTCGCTACCCAGGAATACACCTTCGAAGAATCCGTACTGGAACGGAGACCATGGCTGAATCGTGATATCATGCAGACGACAATAATCAAGGATACTGCCGTCACGGTTAACCGCAGCGTCATTCTCCATGTTCACGTTGATTCCACTGTCAATCATTGTGGTATTGGTAATACTCATCTGCAACTGGTTGGCTACCAGTGGCTGTTTCACGTATTTTTTCAACAATTCGATCTGGTTCGGATTCTGGTTGGACACCCCGAAGTGACGCACTTTGCCTTCACGCTCCAATTGATCAAAGGCTTCCGCCACTTCCTCAGGCTCAACCAAAGCATCTGGACGGTGCAGAAGCAGAACGTCAAGATATTCGGTTTTCAGACGTTGCAGGATACCATCCACCGAATTAAGGATGTGCTCTTTGGAGAAATCAAACATGCCTTTGCGGATACCGCATTTGGATTGAAGAATCATATTTTCACGAACTTGGGGATTCATCTGCACCGCTTCGGCGAAGATCTCCTCACATGTTCCTGTACCATAAATGTCGGCATGATCAAAGAAATTCGCGCCAACCTCCATTGCAGAACGAACAAAATGTTCGGCTTCCTTGCCGTCTAGTGAATTAATCCGCATGCAGCCCACGGCCACTACAGGTACTTCTAGTGCGCTGCTGCCCAATTTAATGGTTCTCAAGATGTTTTCCCTCCATATTCGAATATTATCGTGTATCTTACCTTTGATTGTGACACAAATCTGCAATCGGTTTCAATAGATTTATCCTACAATTATATGGAGAAATGATAGGTTCTGAGTCTCAGCCTATCATTACACAGGAGTGAGTTATACGTTTTCCGGTACGATAACCTCAATATGTCTTGGCAGGACAGTGATGTGAATCGGCAGGGCAGGGCCCTCTTCACCATCTACATTGGTGCGTATGGCTTCAGATGAGTGAACACGAACTTCTTTTGCCGTAAAATAATCCACATCCTTATGGTCTTTCAGACTACCAAACAACAGGGAAGTGCCCAGGGTCAGGCTGTTGAACACACTGATGTTACGAACAACAAAACAATGAATCAGACCATCGTCCACCGCAGCATCCGGTGATAACTTCTCGAATCCTCCAACCGAATTGGTCAGTGCCGCCAGAAAAAGAGGAGATTCTCCCTCCCAAATCTGGTCCTCATATTCAACGGTTAGTTGATTGGCTGGTGTATTCACCAGGTCTTTCAAGCCTTCTTTCAGATATGCGAATGATCCCAGCTTCGACTTCTCTTCCGAGGATACGGAGAATAGGGCTTCTGCCAAAGACCCTGCAGCCACCACATTGGCAAACAGGCGATCATTGATTTTCCCCAGGTCCACAATATGAGTCTGATCGGAACGTAACTGCCTAATGGCTTCCTCCGGGTCAAGCGAGATATTCAGCGCACGTGCAAAATCATTCACCGTACCCAGAGGTACGATTCCCAATCGAGGGCGATGTTCCTGATCCATCATGCCGTTAATCGTCTCATGCAGCGTACCATCGCCTCCGATGGAAATGACCAGATCACAGCCGTCCTTACAGGCGTTCAGGCAGTAGTTGGTCGCATCGCCTTCTCCGGCTGTCTCGTTAACAACCACCTCATACTGCTGTGACTCCAGAATTTCTCTGACTTGGGACACATACTGCTCGGCCTCTTCCTTACCTGACGATGGATTGCTAATGATCATGGCTTGGCGCATACTCACATCTTCCCCTCCATATTGGCATCTTTACTTCATCTATACCCGTTTTAAGGGTGGGTTGAATAGGGTCTGTGGGCGATGTGCAATTTTTTTTGATAAAGATGTCTCCGAAGAGTGCAGAGCAGGGTTTGTTTCATATAGAATAGAAGTAGAAGAAATACCTATTTACGAAATCTCTTGTTCCTTTTTCCCGTTGACGGGTTAATAACTATAGATGTGCTTTTAGCGGAACCTGTATATGTTAAACTGTTCCATTTACACTGAACACTCCGGGAGCAGAACAACCTTACGATTACGACTGTTCGGAGTATTTTATATTTTATATCAACGGAATCGGAGGGAATGCATGCAATGAGAAGAATGACTCTACTATTTCTAGTATTCATCCTGAGTCTCGGGGCATCGGGGCAAGCAATGGCTTACACGACTACGGACTTGGGCGAGGGAATCATTGAAGATCCTCTACTTGAAGACGGACTGAAGCTAATCCTGAACAAACCTCTGGATGTTCCACTGACTTCATCTGATCTGGAGCAGCTTGAAGTGGTAGATCTGAGCAATGCAGGTATTCAAAGCCTGTCGGGTCTGGAATATGCAACCAACCTGACTCACCTCCGATTATACGGAAATGAGATTGAGGATCTCACACCGCTGGAGCACCTGACCCAGCTTCGCGAGATCGATGTTCGCAACAATTATATTACATCCATACACGCACTTGCTGAATTGAAAGACTTGGGACGGCTGTATATCAGCAACAATTCCATTTCTTCCATAGAGGTTGTACGTGGGTTCACCCGATTACATACGTTCCACGCGAGTGGTAACCAGATTGCCAGTCTTGCGGCCCTCACGGATGCGGATGCACTGAAGTGGCTTGAGATCTCAAACAATACAATTAGCGATCTGACACCGCTCATGAGTAAAAAGCGGCTCCAACAACTCAATGTGGCGAATAACCAGATTCAGACGCTGGATGTACTGGCTGAACTGCCAAATACGCTTCGGAATCTGAATGTGGCAGGCAACCAAATCACGGATCTGACACCACTGGAGCACATGACACGGCTGCGGACACTTGATATATCCGGTAACCAAGTACAGTCCCTCAAGGGGCTTGAGGGACTGACTGGGCTAACGGAGCTGAATGCAGAATCCAATCAGATCTACGATCTGGAACCTTTACGTGAGCATTCCAATCTGGACGTATTGAAATTATCCAACAACCGGGTATGGGATTTGACACCGATTGAGGGTTTTACGTTTACCCGCGATCAGTCAGCGACGAATGCTATACAGGATATCTCGGCGTCCACCTCGTTATCATCCGGTATTCAGACGTCTATCTCCGAAGTTGAGCCTGCTGGACTCACGGTGCAGAACAACTATCTGGATGTCGCGAGCGGCAGTCATACGATGCAGCTTCTGAACCGGATGAATGTGCGGGAGCAGAAACGAACGCCGCAGGGCAGCTTTCAGCGTCTGATTGAAGGGTCCACCACCGCCTATGTAGGTGATCGTGCGTACGCACTGGATGCTGCACCTTTTATCGATGAAGGCCGGACCTATGTGCCTCTGCGCTTTGTCTCGGAGCAGTTAAACGCCAGTGTGAACTGGAACAGCGGTACGCGAGAAGCCGTGATCACACAGAATGACAAGACCATCCGTTGGAGCGTGGGCAATAAACAAGTCGTCGTGAATGATGCGCTTGCGATCCATGATGCTCCTCTCTTGATGAAAAATGGCAAAGCATTTGTACCGGTTCGCTTTATTTCGGAGCAATTCAATACCTCTGTTGGTTACATCGGAAGCAGTAAAACGATTCTGGTTTTTGAAAATAAACAGCTTGGTGAAAGTGTACAGCCATAAGAAAAATACAGCGAAAGTCCCCGTCTGAACAATCAGCGGGGATTTTCGTTGCGCTATGACAGTTGTGCTACGACATTGGATAATGGTATATGGGTTGCGGCAATCACAAGCGATTACATTATATGATCTGTCTGTACGGACATGAACTCGTGATACTCCATCTTGGATTAGGGTAAATTTCACGTGGTTTAGCACATCTTCTTTTGCAGTGGGAGTTGTTATACTGAACGTAATATATATGACAACTAAGGTTCACGCGAGGAGGAGATTCGCATGACATTCACGCTCACTGGTTATTCCACAACCCAAGACAACCCGTGGAGAGCGCTATCTTTTGTACCAACAAATGAAAACGCTAACTTAAAGCTCACAGGGGAGCAGCACCAGCTTGTAGAAGGGTTTGGTGGCTGTTTCAACGAGCTTGGTTATATGGCTCTATCCCACTTAAATGAGGACCAACGCCGCGAGGTATTCCATTCTCTCTTCCATCCGGAGGGTGAGCACAAGTTTAACATCTGTCGCCTGCCCATCGGCGCAAGTGATTACGCGGAGCAGTGGTATAGCCACAACGAGGTGGACGGTGACGTGGCCATGGAACATTTTTCGATCGAACGTGATTTCAAATATCTGATTCCTTACATCAAGGAAGCTCTGACTTATAACCCGAACCTGCAATTCTTCGCCTCGCCATGGAGTCCGCCAACGTGGATGAAGTCACCTAAAGCCTATAACTATGGCACGCTTCGTTGGGAGAAAGATATTCTGGAGGCCTACGCCCTGTATTTCGTAAAATTTGTACAGGCTTACCGTGAAGCAGGCATAACCATCCATCAGGTACATGTGCAGAACGAAGTGATTGCAGATCAGAAATTCCCTTCTTGCATGTGGACAGGTGAGCAACTCCGTGAGTTCATCGCCGATTATCTGGGCCCGGCTTTTGACAAACACGGTCTGGATACGGAAATCTGGCTGGGAACGATCAACGCCCCTGATCCATGGGAAGAATTGATCAAGAAAAAAACAAACGACTTCGACGAGTACGCCGGGCTTGTCCTGAGTGATCCCAAGGCCTATTCCTATATCAAAGGTGTTGGATATCAATGGGCAGGCAAAAATGCCATTCAACGTACCTCAGCAAGTTATCCAGAGCTTCGTTATATGCAGACCGAGAATGAATGCGGCGATGGCAACAACTCATGGAACTACGCCAAATATGTATATAACCTCTACCAGCATTACTTCAGCAACGGAGTGAACGCGTATATCTACTGGAACATGGTTCTGGAACCGAAAGGCCGCAGTACATGGGGCTGGGAGCAGAACTCCATGATTACGATAGATCCGGACACGACGGAGGTTACTCGGAACCCCGAGTATTATGTGATGAAGCACTTCGCACATCATATTGTTCCTGGTGCTCGAAGAGTCGGCCTGTCTGGCGCCTGGAGCGGTAAATCCGTCGCTTTCCGCAACCCGGATAACAGTCTTGTGATTGTCATCAACAATCCATTCCAGGACCGTCGTGACCTATATCTAACGCTTGAAGAAGGACAGACCCTTCACATTGGGCTGGAAGCCGATTCGTTCAACAGCATGGTTATTCAACCGAAATAATAACTCTACACATCGTTAAAAACGCGGACATCACAAGCGTCAGGCTCAGGAATTCCTTGGGCCGGCGCTATTTTTCATGAGCCAGATCATGCTTATTTGTCACCATTATTACTCCTGTAGAACACAAGTCGAAGACGACTTAAAGATAAGACGTTTCACCTTTTATATTTACAAAACTATAAATCTAGATTCAATAAGCCGTGAAGGAAAAGATCTCCTATGGCAAGCAGCTCGGTATTCTGCGCAGACTTGGGAATACATCAATTGATCTGGAGCGGAATGATATTTGCGCTGATTGCTTTGGTCTTGATTTGGGTTAAAATCAAATGCTTCAACCACGCTCGGTTGCTTAGAGACTAAGGCTCACATACGTATTGCACAACCCCTACACTCCATTAATTATTGAACGTAACCAAACAACACAGCCGCACACAAATAGCGCCATGTTCCCATACTAATCATGCGGAACAGGCACTATTTGGTGTTATATAATAGTCATCGGAATCACAAGGGAAGCTCAGATTCGTGCAAACGCAGGCTTAAGGATTGTTCGCCAGGTAGTTTCTCAGCCATTGCAGAGCAGGACGCTCCGTACCGTTGCTATTGACCAGATGGGAGCCGCTCACCCAGGTTTGGTTCTGGTTGAAGCCCCACAGCGTTACACCTTTTACAGCTGAATGTTTCCACAGTACAGGAAATTTCTGCTGATAACGCTGCAATTGTGTATTATCATCACCCGTCATATCCAGCTCAGATACATAGATCGGCAACCCTGTCGCTGCTAGCTTGTTCAGTACCGTATTCATCGTGCTCACAGAGACGTTGTCCATATTGAAGTAATGCGCTTGGATACCAATACCATCAACTAGACCTCTGTTTTTCAAAAGGTTGATAATCTGGATATATTGGTCAGCTTTAGCTGGATCACCGATAATACCATATTCATTAATTAACAATTTGGAGTTAGGG from Paenibacillus sp. FSL R5-0341 harbors:
- a CDS encoding ABC transporter ATP-binding protein; its protein translation is MIHMEQVNYSYQKTPVLNQVTLHESEPIISAIWGRNGAGKTTLMSLLAGHNRPDSGSVQIMGQDPYNNLAAQEHLCYIQENHPLGKNWTVSDMVQMGQYFHPQWNQDLAERLIDVFELPGKKKIIKFSKGMKTAAQIILGLASNAKITILDEPTNGLDAEKRKFFYNALLESYEDNPRLILISSHHIEEIQPLCESLIVLQDGEVLLNQPMEEMREKGVLLTGRIDDINQVTADVKVIESSQMGSTLKVMIDEPYSKMWKDIAHAQGLSIEKATLQDYLVNRTRNQEGVKP
- a CDS encoding aldo/keto reductase family oxidoreductase — translated: MRTIKLGSSALEVPVVAVGCMRINSLDGKEAEHFVRSAMEVGANFFDHADIYGTGTCEEIFAEAVQMNPQVRENMILQSKCGIRKGMFDFSKEHILNSVDGILQRLKTEYLDVLLLHRPDALVEPEEVAEAFDQLEREGKVRHFGVSNQNPNQIELLKKYVKQPLVANQLQMSITNTTMIDSGINVNMENDAAVNRDGSILDYCRLHDITIQPWSPFQYGFFEGVFLGSDKFPELNAKIDDIAAKYDVSNTTIAIAWLLRHPAQMQPVTGTMNIERLQDCVKAGDVHLTRPEWYEIYRAAGNILP
- a CDS encoding isocitrate lyase/phosphoenolpyruvate mutase family protein yields the protein MSTLEEKAALFQKSHVKGKPLVLVNVWDAGSAKAMQSVGATAIATGSWSVAAAHGEQDGEALSFHLVLANLARITGSVDLPVTIDIEGGYGRLVSEVKQNILQVIDHGAVGVNIEDQLSAGSGLYTVEEQCPRLSAAREAAEQAGIPLFINARTDIFLQHAPEHHNQSLLEEALIRSNHYAEAGASGLFVPGLQDHQLIQELCERSPLPINVMVTSSEPSPKQLAALGVARVSYGPYPYLQAMEHLKELGRSILSGN
- a CDS encoding glycoside hydrolase family 30 protein, whose translation is MTFTLTGYSTTQDNPWRALSFVPTNENANLKLTGEQHQLVEGFGGCFNELGYMALSHLNEDQRREVFHSLFHPEGEHKFNICRLPIGASDYAEQWYSHNEVDGDVAMEHFSIERDFKYLIPYIKEALTYNPNLQFFASPWSPPTWMKSPKAYNYGTLRWEKDILEAYALYFVKFVQAYREAGITIHQVHVQNEVIADQKFPSCMWTGEQLREFIADYLGPAFDKHGLDTEIWLGTINAPDPWEELIKKKTNDFDEYAGLVLSDPKAYSYIKGVGYQWAGKNAIQRTSASYPELRYMQTENECGDGNNSWNYAKYVYNLYQHYFSNGVNAYIYWNMVLEPKGRSTWGWEQNSMITIDPDTTEVTRNPEYYVMKHFAHHIVPGARRVGLSGAWSGKSVAFRNPDNSLVIVINNPFQDRRDLYLTLEEGQTLHIGLEADSFNSMVIQPK
- a CDS encoding aspartyl-phosphate phosphatase Spo0E family protein, whose amino-acid sequence is MDRLDLISRIEDARQLLYRMHMEYGSLLHPEVIQQSVVLDGLINQYNRAKVGKAMS
- a CDS encoding leucine-rich repeat domain-containing protein, which produces MRRMTLLFLVFILSLGASGQAMAYTTTDLGEGIIEDPLLEDGLKLILNKPLDVPLTSSDLEQLEVVDLSNAGIQSLSGLEYATNLTHLRLYGNEIEDLTPLEHLTQLREIDVRNNYITSIHALAELKDLGRLYISNNSISSIEVVRGFTRLHTFHASGNQIASLAALTDADALKWLEISNNTISDLTPLMSKKRLQQLNVANNQIQTLDVLAELPNTLRNLNVAGNQITDLTPLEHMTRLRTLDISGNQVQSLKGLEGLTGLTELNAESNQIYDLEPLREHSNLDVLKLSNNRVWDLTPIEGFTFTRDQSATNAIQDISASTSLSSGIQTSISEVEPAGLTVQNNYLDVASGSHTMQLLNRMNVREQKRTPQGSFQRLIEGSTTAYVGDRAYALDAAPFIDEGRTYVPLRFVSEQLNASVNWNSGTREAVITQNDKTIRWSVGNKQVVVNDALAIHDAPLLMKNGKAFVPVRFISEQFNTSVGYIGSSKTILVFENKQLGESVQP
- a CDS encoding GntR family transcriptional regulator; this translates as MKSTLDESQPIFHQIATMIMDDIVEGRLKVEEQVPSTNELSRFYNINPATARKGLQELVDKGIIYKQRGVGMFVAKGAREALLVERKQDFYEEYIKPLLEEARRIHMNEDMIIDLIRGKKDKESDL
- a CDS encoding diacylglycerol kinase family protein gives rise to the protein MRQAMIISNPSSGKEEAEQYVSQVREILESQQYEVVVNETAGEGDATNYCLNACKDGCDLVISIGGDGTLHETINGMMDQEHRPRLGIVPLGTVNDFARALNISLDPEEAIRQLRSDQTHIVDLGKINDRLFANVVAAGSLAEALFSVSSEEKSKLGSFAYLKEGLKDLVNTPANQLTVEYEDQIWEGESPLFLAALTNSVGGFEKLSPDAAVDDGLIHCFVVRNISVFNSLTLGTSLLFGSLKDHKDVDYFTAKEVRVHSSEAIRTNVDGEEGPALPIHITVLPRHIEVIVPENV